The DNA region ACGGCGACACGATCGTCACACCGCCGAAGGGATTCAACATCGTAGCCTCGACCGACGACGTCGCAATCGCGGCGATGGAAAATGACGGTGCCAAGACCTACTGCGTGCAGTTTCATCCCGAGGTGGTGCACACGGTACAGGGGAAGCATATCCTGCACAATTTCGTGTTTGAGGTGTGCCGCGCCAAGGGTGATTGGACGATGCAGTCGTTTATTGACCGCACCGTGGGCGACATTCGCCGGCAGGTTGGCGACGGCAAGGTGATTCTCGGCATCAGCGGCGGCGTCGACTCGGCGGTCTGCGGGTTGCTGCTGGCGCGCGCTATCGGCGACAACCTGATCGGCATCTTCGTCGACAACGGCCTGTTGCGGCAGAATGAAGAAAACGATGTGCTTGATGCGCTGGAGCACCTGAACCTGCATATCCAGCGCGTCGATGCGGGTCCACGCTTTTTGCAGGAACTGGCGGGTGTCACCGATCCGGAGCAGAAACGGAAGATCATCGGCCGGTTGTTTATCGAGGTGTTCGAGGCGGAAGCGCGGCGCTACGGCGATGTGAAGTACCTGGCGCAGGGGACGCTGTATCCTGATGTGATCGAGTCGGTGTCGTTTAAGGGGCCGTCGGTGACGATCAAGTCGCATCACAACGTCGGCGGCCTGCCGGAGCGGATGCATCTGAAGCTGGTCGAGCCGCTGCGCGAGTTATTCAAAGACGAAGTGCGCGAAATCGGCGAGAAGCTGGGGTTGGCGCATCACCTGTTGTGGCGGCATCCCTTCCCGGGACCGGGGTTGGCGGTGCGGGTGCTGGGGGAAATCACCGAAGAGCGGCTGACGATCTTGCGCAAGGTCGACAAGATTTTCATCGACCTGCTGCGCAAGCGCAATCTCTACGATGAGATCTGGCAAGCGTTTTCGGTGCTGTTGCCGGTCAAGTCGGTCGGCGTGATGGGGGATGAGCGAACGTACGAGTACACGGTGGCGCTGAGGGCGGTGACCTCGCTGGACGGCATGACGGCCGATTGGGCGAAGATTCCGCACGAGGTGCTGGGTGAGGCTTCGAATTTGATCATCAATAATGTCAAGGGGGTCAACCGGGTGGTGTACGATATCTCGTCGAAGCCGCCGGCGACGATTGAGTGGGAGTAGGGGAGCGTTCTTCTCGCGGGGCAAACACGAACAAGAATCGGTGCCCTCACCCCCGAGCTCTCTCGCTGGGAGAGAGGGAGGAGGTATGAGGCAGACCGCAGGGACGGGGCTTGTCTCTGACCGGCGGTGATCGGAAAGAGGCGTGGACCCTCACCCCTGGCCCCTCTCCCAGGGGGAGAGGGGAGAAGGGTCTTTCTCATCAACTGCAATTGCTCAGAATTCAAGCTGCGGCAGTTCACGATTTCGCGCTGGAATGCTGCAAGCAATAGTGACTTCAGAAAAAACGCGCGAAATCAAGAACTGCTGCAACTAAGCCAAAACAGA from Candidatus Zixiibacteriota bacterium includes:
- the guaA gene encoding glutamine-hydrolyzing GMP synthase, translating into LRKSESREYGRATVKADLNSALFRGSVEKSTVWMSHGDTIVTPPKGFNIVASTDDVAIAAMENDGAKTYCVQFHPEVVHTVQGKHILHNFVFEVCRAKGDWTMQSFIDRTVGDIRRQVGDGKVILGISGGVDSAVCGLLLARAIGDNLIGIFVDNGLLRQNEENDVLDALEHLNLHIQRVDAGPRFLQELAGVTDPEQKRKIIGRLFIEVFEAEARRYGDVKYLAQGTLYPDVIESVSFKGPSVTIKSHHNVGGLPERMHLKLVEPLRELFKDEVREIGEKLGLAHHLLWRHPFPGPGLAVRVLGEITEERLTILRKVDKIFIDLLRKRNLYDEIWQAFSVLLPVKSVGVMGDERTYEYTVALRAVTSLDGMTADWAKIPHEVLGEASNLIINNVKGVNRVVYDISSKPPATIEWE